The Corynebacterium renale genome includes a region encoding these proteins:
- the pyk gene encoding pyruvate kinase, with translation MDRRTKIVCTLGPAVANKDAIVRLVQDGMNVARMNFSHGTHEDHAQNYQWVREASEETGLPVGILADLQGPKIRLGTFAEGPVNWANGEVVRITVDDVEGTHDRVSTTYKNLAKDAKPGDRLLVDDGKVGLVCLEVDGNDVVCEVVEGGPVSDHKGVSLPGMDISVPALSEKDKKDLRYALELGVDIIALSFVRSPADVDLVHEIMDEVGRRIPVIAKLEKPEAVSAVESIVLAFDGIMVARGDLGVEVPLEQVPLFQKRAIQIARENAKPVVVATQMLDSMITNSRPTRAEASDVANAVLDGADAVMLSGETSVGVDPHNVVRTMSRIVRQAENGATVPPLSHIPRTKRGVMCYSARDIAERLNAKAIVAFTTSGDTARRVARLHSHLPLLVFTPNLQVRNQLALTWGTKAFQSRDVVTTDDMMAAINDQLLAMDEYSQNDMVVVVAGTPPGIEGNTNMVHVHQLGDSFTQVPSNDRAVGERR, from the coding sequence GTGGATAGAAGAACCAAGATCGTCTGTACGCTCGGGCCAGCAGTTGCCAACAAGGACGCTATCGTCCGCCTCGTGCAAGATGGCATGAATGTTGCCCGAATGAACTTTTCGCATGGTACTCACGAGGACCATGCCCAGAATTACCAATGGGTGCGTGAAGCGTCTGAGGAGACTGGACTTCCAGTAGGTATCCTCGCTGACCTTCAGGGTCCAAAGATTCGCCTCGGCACCTTCGCTGAAGGCCCGGTCAACTGGGCTAACGGCGAGGTTGTCCGTATCACCGTTGATGACGTGGAAGGCACCCATGACCGCGTCTCAACGACCTACAAGAACCTGGCTAAGGACGCGAAGCCTGGGGATCGCCTGCTTGTCGACGACGGCAAGGTCGGCCTTGTATGCCTCGAGGTAGACGGCAACGATGTCGTCTGCGAGGTTGTCGAAGGCGGCCCGGTCTCTGACCACAAGGGTGTTTCCCTGCCCGGGATGGATATCTCCGTTCCAGCTTTGTCTGAGAAGGACAAGAAGGATCTGCGCTACGCGCTCGAACTCGGTGTCGACATCATCGCGCTGTCGTTTGTCCGTTCGCCGGCTGACGTTGACCTGGTCCACGAAATCATGGATGAGGTTGGCCGTCGCATCCCGGTCATCGCAAAACTAGAGAAGCCAGAGGCTGTTTCTGCAGTCGAGTCCATTGTTCTGGCATTCGATGGCATCATGGTTGCTCGTGGCGACTTGGGTGTCGAGGTTCCGCTTGAGCAGGTCCCGCTGTTCCAGAAGCGCGCAATCCAGATTGCTCGTGAGAACGCTAAGCCTGTAGTCGTGGCAACCCAGATGCTGGATTCCATGATCACCAACTCCCGCCCAACCCGTGCGGAAGCATCCGACGTTGCTAACGCTGTGCTTGACGGCGCTGACGCAGTCATGCTCTCCGGCGAGACTTCCGTCGGCGTGGACCCACACAACGTTGTGCGCACCATGTCGCGTATCGTCCGCCAGGCAGAGAACGGCGCAACCGTTCCTCCGCTGAGCCACATCCCGCGCACCAAGCGTGGTGTCATGTGCTACTCGGCTCGCGACATTGCAGAGCGCCTCAACGCGAAGGCAATCGTAGCGTTCACCACCTCTGGTGACACGGCGCGTCGTGTTGCACGCCTGCATTCTCACCTGCCGCTGCTCGTCTTCACCCCGAACCTTCAGGTCCGCAACCAGCTGGCCCTGACGTGGGGTACCAAGGCTTTCCAGAGCCGCGATGTTGTCACCACCGATGACATGATGGCAGCTATCAACGATCAGCTGTTGGCTATGGACGAGTACAGCCAGAATGACATGGTTGTCGTCGTTGCAGGTACGCCTCCAGGAATCGAAGGCAACACCAACATGGTGCACGTACACCAGTTGGGTGATTCTTTCACCCAGGTTCCTAGCAATGACCGCGCTGTAGGCGAACGTCGCTAA
- a CDS encoding amidohydrolase, protein MRIAHLLATTTADLSFQKPLYEHLHAHPELSGMERATAEVIAQQLERFDCEVLTGIGGFGLVAIFRNGEGPTALMRADFDALPVQETTGVPYASTRIQARPDGSTTPVMHACGHDMHVTALLGACAILDHERDAWQGTFIALFQPAEETGVGADAMIADGLTQRIPTPDVCFGQHVMPGRAGEVQTLRGPQLAAADSITITIPGVSAHGSMPHKAIDPTLVAAMIIIRLQAIVGREVDPNEFAVVTVGSVQAGTTNNIIPDSARLLLNCRFYNDEVKQRVLSAIERVVRAECQASNCPDDPTFEYWSHAELTDNTPAVFDVVRPNFDEVFGKESTTAIRSTVSEDFSHIPRAFGSPYLFWFIGCTPQALWDQAVEAGTTDTDVPVNHMSTFIPEYEPTVKAATHAGVVAALSYLGR, encoded by the coding sequence ATGAGAATTGCGCACCTCCTTGCCACGACCACGGCCGACTTGAGCTTCCAGAAACCCCTCTACGAGCATCTGCACGCCCACCCCGAACTCTCGGGAATGGAGCGCGCAACCGCTGAAGTGATTGCCCAGCAGCTGGAGCGCTTCGATTGTGAAGTCCTGACCGGAATCGGCGGCTTTGGTCTGGTAGCTATCTTCCGCAACGGTGAAGGCCCCACGGCGTTAATGCGCGCAGACTTTGATGCCCTGCCGGTGCAAGAAACAACTGGAGTCCCCTACGCTTCAACCCGTATTCAGGCTCGTCCTGATGGCTCCACGACCCCGGTCATGCACGCGTGTGGCCACGACATGCACGTCACCGCGCTCTTAGGAGCGTGTGCAATCCTTGACCACGAACGCGATGCATGGCAGGGCACCTTCATCGCTTTATTCCAACCGGCCGAAGAAACCGGAGTCGGCGCAGACGCCATGATCGCCGACGGACTCACCCAACGCATCCCCACCCCTGACGTTTGCTTTGGCCAACACGTCATGCCCGGGCGCGCCGGCGAAGTACAAACTTTGCGCGGACCACAACTGGCAGCGGCAGATTCAATCACAATCACCATTCCTGGCGTGAGTGCCCACGGGTCCATGCCTCACAAGGCAATCGACCCCACCCTGGTAGCGGCCATGATTATCATTCGCCTGCAAGCAATCGTGGGACGCGAGGTAGACCCGAACGAATTCGCGGTAGTCACCGTCGGATCGGTGCAGGCCGGAACCACGAACAACATCATTCCGGACTCCGCACGGCTACTCCTGAATTGCCGTTTCTACAACGATGAAGTTAAACAGCGAGTCTTAAGCGCCATCGAACGCGTAGTCCGTGCAGAATGTCAGGCTTCGAACTGCCCCGATGATCCGACCTTTGAATATTGGTCGCATGCCGAACTTACAGACAATACCCCCGCGGTGTTTGATGTCGTTCGCCCCAACTTCGACGAAGTCTTCGGGAAAGAATCGACTACCGCAATCAGATCTACAGTCTCTGAAGACTTCTCCCACATCCCACGTGCTTTCGGTAGTCCCTACCTTTTCTGGTTCATCGGTTGCACACCCCAGGCACTGTGGGACCAGGCAGTAGAAGCCGGCACTACCGACACCGATGTCCCCGTGAATCACATGTCTACATTCATCCCCGAATACGAACCCACCGTCAAGGCTGCAACCCACGCCGGCGTGGTGGCAGCACTGTCATACCTCGGGCGCTAA
- a CDS encoding glycerate kinase: protein MENTGSNGPRIVIAPDSFKGTATAEEAATWLGTGVQKVLPDADIHITPMADGGEGTSLAFGGQRITLPTTDAAGRLTEASYTWDETTATAYIDVAAATGLPAVSDAPVPLTGDTYGTGVLIADAQTRGAHTIALALGGSATVDGGSGILVALGAQPLNPHGYAVPHGGGYLGAVDRVDTAQLNVAAASMNWVLLSDVNSPATGPQGAAAVFGPQKGAEPEDVELLDAALDHWCKVLEVDPSIPGMGAAGGIGIGITWLSRLIHGDDTHVLIRPGAPVVAASLGIPELLETADLIITGEGALDSQTATGKVVHTINQLATQRGVRVAIAAGTIAPEARIPGALHAELKKDTPVKEQLIDAGERLARDFLAG from the coding sequence ATGGAAAACACCGGAAGCAACGGACCACGTATCGTCATCGCCCCTGATTCTTTCAAAGGAACCGCCACCGCCGAGGAAGCCGCGACATGGCTGGGAACCGGGGTGCAAAAGGTGCTCCCGGATGCGGACATCCATATCACTCCGATGGCAGACGGCGGCGAAGGAACGTCCCTGGCTTTTGGTGGACAGCGGATTACGCTGCCAACAACAGACGCAGCCGGCCGTCTCACCGAGGCCTCCTATACCTGGGACGAAACCACGGCAACCGCATATATCGATGTTGCCGCAGCCACCGGTTTACCAGCGGTCAGCGACGCTCCTGTCCCCCTCACCGGCGATACCTACGGCACCGGTGTCCTCATCGCGGATGCCCAAACCCGTGGCGCCCACACCATAGCGTTGGCCCTCGGCGGTTCTGCGACCGTCGATGGCGGCTCCGGCATCCTTGTCGCATTAGGAGCTCAACCCCTCAACCCACATGGGTACGCCGTCCCCCACGGCGGCGGCTACTTAGGCGCAGTCGACCGGGTTGACACCGCACAGCTCAACGTAGCGGCTGCGAGCATGAATTGGGTACTGCTCAGCGATGTCAACTCCCCCGCTACGGGGCCACAGGGTGCCGCTGCCGTATTCGGCCCACAAAAAGGTGCCGAGCCCGAAGACGTTGAACTTCTCGACGCCGCACTGGACCACTGGTGCAAAGTCCTGGAGGTAGATCCTTCGATCCCCGGCATGGGGGCGGCGGGCGGTATCGGCATTGGCATCACCTGGCTGTCGCGCCTTATTCATGGCGACGACACCCACGTTCTCATCCGACCAGGTGCCCCCGTCGTGGCGGCATCGCTTGGCATTCCCGAGCTCCTGGAGACCGCCGACCTCATCATCACCGGCGAAGGCGCACTGGACAGCCAGACCGCGACCGGCAAAGTAGTCCACACAATTAACCAACTAGCCACACAACGCGGCGTTCGCGTCGCCATCGCTGCCGGCACAATCGCACCAGAGGCCCGCATCCCTGGAGCCCTCCACGCTGAGCTCAAAAAGGACACGCCAGTCAAAGAGCAGCTTATCGACGCCGGCGAGCGCCTAGCCCGCGACTTCCTTGCAGGTTAA
- the gdhA gene encoding NADP-specific glutamate dehydrogenase produces MNIDATVSSIYDTLRKRNPGEPEFHQAVGEVLESLKIVLRTDPHYTDNALLERLCEPERQLIFRVPWIDDAGQVQVNRGFRVQFNSALGPYKGGLRFHPSVNLGIIKFLGFEQIFKNSLTGLPIGGGKGGSDFNPKGRSDMEIMRFCQSFMTELFRHIGEYRDVPAGDIGVGGREIGYLFGQYRRLANNHESGVLTGKGLTWGGSLVRTEATGYGLVYLTAEMLRTHKESLAGARVLVSGSGNVAIYAIEKAQELGATVVGFSDSSAYVHTPHGVDVNLLKDVKEKRRGRVADYVNDTTGATLHTEGSIWDLECDVALPCATQNELDHVAAQKLVDGGCKYVAEGANMPSTAKAIEVFRRENMNFAPGKAANAGGVATSALEMQQNASRDSWSFEYTDDRLHSIMSNIFKNMERTAREYDCEGDYVAGANIAGFKKVADAMLHQGVI; encoded by the coding sequence ATGAATATTGACGCTACAGTGTCCTCCATCTACGACACACTACGGAAGCGCAATCCAGGGGAACCTGAATTTCACCAGGCAGTAGGTGAAGTCCTGGAATCCCTGAAGATCGTGCTGCGTACCGACCCTCACTACACAGACAATGCCCTTCTGGAGCGTCTTTGTGAACCAGAACGCCAACTTATTTTCCGCGTGCCGTGGATTGATGACGCCGGACAGGTCCAAGTCAACCGTGGCTTCCGCGTCCAGTTCAATTCGGCACTCGGCCCCTACAAAGGCGGTCTTCGATTCCACCCGTCAGTCAACCTGGGGATCATCAAGTTCTTGGGCTTCGAGCAGATCTTTAAAAACTCGCTGACCGGCCTGCCCATCGGCGGCGGTAAGGGTGGCTCGGACTTCAACCCGAAGGGCCGCTCCGATATGGAAATCATGCGGTTCTGCCAATCCTTCATGACGGAACTCTTCCGCCACATTGGCGAATACCGTGACGTCCCTGCAGGCGACATCGGAGTGGGTGGACGCGAAATTGGTTACCTTTTCGGCCAATACCGCCGCCTAGCTAACAACCACGAATCCGGAGTCCTCACCGGCAAAGGACTGACGTGGGGCGGGTCCCTCGTGCGGACCGAGGCCACCGGATACGGCTTGGTATACCTCACCGCGGAAATGCTGCGTACCCATAAGGAATCCTTGGCGGGAGCACGAGTACTCGTTTCAGGCTCCGGAAATGTGGCCATCTACGCCATCGAAAAAGCGCAGGAACTAGGCGCAACTGTGGTCGGCTTCTCGGACTCTTCAGCCTACGTACACACGCCACATGGTGTGGACGTGAATTTGCTCAAAGACGTCAAGGAAAAGCGTCGGGGCCGCGTCGCCGATTACGTGAACGACACCACTGGCGCCACATTGCATACCGAAGGCAGTATCTGGGACCTTGAATGCGACGTGGCCCTGCCGTGCGCAACCCAAAATGAACTCGACCATGTTGCAGCACAGAAGCTTGTCGACGGCGGCTGCAAGTACGTCGCTGAAGGCGCAAATATGCCGTCTACTGCAAAAGCGATTGAAGTCTTCCGCCGCGAAAACATGAACTTCGCGCCGGGCAAGGCTGCTAACGCTGGCGGAGTGGCAACTTCCGCGCTGGAAATGCAGCAGAACGCTTCGCGCGATTCGTGGTCCTTCGAGTACACCGACGACCGTTTGCACAGCATCATGTCCAACATTTTTAAGAACATGGAACGTACCGCCCGTGAATATGATTGCGAGGGGGACTACGTGGCTGGTGCGAACATTGCCGGGTTCAAGAAGGTAGCCGACGCGATGCTGCACCAAGGCGTTATCTAA
- a CDS encoding DivIVA domain-containing protein produces the protein MYRVFEALDELVQTVEQAYGVPMTSNCMVPRNEVLALLDDLRNALPMEIDDAQDVLDKQAEILRDAQQQADQTVADAQRQAQDIVGAAHNESEDMLADAQQRATSLVARAEEDSNALLERAHNDADDAVARARAESDRLINEGNAAYQRSVDDGLAEQERLVSESEVVRRANEEARHVVDAAHADSKKLRSDCDQFVDTKLAEFEESLSGVLRTISRDRAALRRGAGAAGGEARYSRSQDYDREERR, from the coding sequence ATGTACCGCGTTTTTGAAGCCCTTGATGAACTCGTCCAAACTGTCGAGCAGGCGTACGGCGTGCCGATGACATCCAACTGCATGGTGCCTCGAAATGAAGTGCTGGCACTCTTAGATGATCTCCGCAACGCACTGCCGATGGAAATCGATGACGCTCAAGACGTCTTGGACAAGCAAGCTGAGATTCTCCGCGATGCACAGCAGCAGGCTGACCAAACGGTCGCCGATGCGCAACGTCAAGCCCAAGACATCGTCGGTGCAGCTCACAATGAGTCCGAAGATATGCTCGCGGACGCCCAACAACGTGCTACCAGCCTCGTAGCCCGGGCCGAGGAAGACTCCAATGCGCTTCTCGAGCGTGCACACAACGATGCTGATGATGCAGTCGCGCGTGCGCGCGCTGAGTCTGACCGCCTGATCAATGAAGGTAACGCTGCTTACCAGCGCAGCGTCGATGATGGTCTAGCGGAGCAGGAGCGTTTGGTTTCCGAATCCGAGGTCGTTCGCCGGGCTAACGAGGAAGCACGCCACGTTGTCGATGCGGCGCACGCGGATTCCAAGAAACTACGCAGTGACTGCGACCAGTTCGTGGACACTAAATTGGCGGAATTTGAAGAGTCACTTTCTGGAGTTCTGCGCACCATTTCCCGCGACCGCGCCGCACTACGTCGGGGAGCGGGCGCTGCTGGAGGGGAAGCCCGCTACAGTCGGTCCCAGGACTATGACCGTGAGGAACGTCGATAA
- a CDS encoding YceD family protein, producing MSSPFIFDIASVADSHNGTETLVNEGPSPQRIGLEMIAIPEGAPVRTEAQVTPLGEGVMVHATVEAQLTGQCVRCLNDLQMDKTFTIDQVFSSSPDFITSESEDIDTDEEDDADAGLGTIVDNTIDLTQAVIDEVGLTLPFNPTCPDGCDNEGTDVPQPDGVSGEDEDKLLDPRWAGLEKFL from the coding sequence ATGAGTTCACCATTTATTTTTGACATTGCCTCCGTAGCAGACAGTCACAACGGAACCGAGACCCTGGTCAACGAAGGCCCCAGCCCACAGCGCATCGGGCTGGAAATGATTGCTATCCCGGAAGGTGCCCCCGTGCGGACGGAAGCACAGGTCACCCCTCTTGGCGAAGGCGTCATGGTCCACGCCACCGTCGAAGCGCAGCTGACCGGTCAATGCGTCCGCTGTCTCAACGACCTGCAGATGGACAAGACTTTCACCATTGACCAGGTGTTTAGCTCCTCGCCGGACTTCATCACGTCGGAGAGCGAGGACATAGACACTGATGAGGAAGACGATGCCGACGCGGGCCTGGGCACCATCGTTGACAACACCATCGACCTGACCCAGGCCGTTATCGACGAAGTAGGTCTTACTCTTCCGTTTAATCCGACCTGCCCTGATGGTTGCGATAACGAAGGCACTGACGTGCCGCAACCGGACGGGGTATCTGGCGAAGACGAAGATAAACTCCTCGACCCACGATGGGCTGGCCTGGAGAAGTTCCTGTGA
- the rnc gene encoding ribonuclease III — MSRRKKKPEDCATAQQRWDDAFAQIDHSSLCRELGVDVDCELLKLALTHRSFAHEHEGLPHNERLEFLGDAVLGLVVAEKLYVDHPDRPESDISKMRASVVSRYGCAEVARNINLGAHLLLGRGELSTGGRSKESILADTTEAVLGAVYRQWGFEVAREVVLRLFADLISRAHTRGMYEDWKTALQERAAVLELPMAEYSAVKEGPEHDLTFTATVAIAGHDLGQGQGRNKKFAEQNAAHQAYLALTESGWKGLSRTLRAAAEEQNANEADEGQGVRDA, encoded by the coding sequence GTGAGCCGGAGGAAGAAAAAGCCTGAAGATTGCGCCACCGCCCAGCAGCGGTGGGATGACGCATTTGCGCAGATTGACCATTCGAGCTTGTGCAGAGAACTCGGCGTAGACGTCGACTGTGAACTCTTGAAACTCGCGTTGACGCACCGCAGCTTTGCCCACGAGCACGAAGGCTTGCCCCATAACGAGCGCCTCGAGTTCCTAGGCGATGCCGTATTAGGGCTCGTGGTTGCTGAAAAACTTTACGTCGACCACCCGGATCGTCCAGAGTCTGACATCTCTAAGATGCGCGCCTCGGTAGTCTCACGCTACGGATGTGCTGAAGTCGCCCGGAACATCAATCTGGGAGCACACCTTCTGCTGGGACGTGGCGAACTGTCCACAGGCGGTCGGTCCAAAGAATCGATTTTGGCCGACACTACAGAAGCCGTGCTTGGCGCGGTCTACCGTCAGTGGGGCTTCGAAGTAGCGCGCGAAGTGGTCTTGCGGCTGTTCGCCGACCTCATCTCCCGTGCGCATACCCGTGGCATGTACGAGGACTGGAAGACCGCGCTCCAAGAGCGCGCCGCGGTCTTGGAACTTCCTATGGCGGAATACTCTGCGGTTAAAGAAGGCCCCGAGCATGACCTCACATTCACCGCCACGGTGGCAATTGCCGGCCATGACCTCGGCCAAGGACAAGGGCGTAACAAGAAGTTCGCGGAACAAAACGCAGCACATCAGGCTTACCTAGCGTTGACCGAATCCGGGTGGAAGGGGCTTTCACGCACGCTGCGTGCGGCTGCAGAAGAGCAGAACGCCAACGAAGCAGACGAAGGCCAAGGCGTGCGCGATGCCTGA
- the mutM gene encoding bifunctional DNA-formamidopyrimidine glycosylase/DNA-(apurinic or apyrimidinic site) lyase translates to MPELPEVEVVRRGLDDYVSGHRVVSAEVLHPRAARHTPGGGQELARALRGSRILGTGRRGKFLWLELSGHAALQVHLGMSGQMLIKDANATPENSGTTHLRARLELDTGDQVWFVDQRTFGYWRYEPLVADQWGSGVIPACAAHIAPDPFDEHCDLAAAATRIKAKKTELKRVLLDQTVISGFGNIYADETLWRAQLHPRQRADRVSQVRLEELLDAGRDVMAHALEQGGTSFDALYVNVNGQSGYFDRSLNAYGQDGRPCRRCGTLLVREQFMGRSSHFCPHCQRRY, encoded by the coding sequence ATGCCTGAATTGCCTGAGGTTGAGGTAGTTCGCCGCGGGCTCGACGACTACGTCAGCGGGCACCGGGTCGTAAGCGCCGAAGTGCTGCACCCGCGTGCTGCCCGGCACACCCCAGGCGGTGGCCAGGAGCTGGCGCGCGCGTTGCGCGGTTCGCGGATTCTCGGCACGGGCCGGCGCGGGAAATTCCTTTGGCTCGAACTCAGTGGCCACGCAGCGCTGCAAGTTCACTTAGGCATGAGTGGACAAATGCTCATCAAAGATGCCAACGCAACACCAGAAAACTCTGGGACTACTCATCTTCGGGCGCGCCTAGAACTCGACACCGGGGACCAGGTGTGGTTCGTGGATCAACGCACGTTCGGCTACTGGAGGTACGAACCGCTCGTCGCGGACCAGTGGGGTAGTGGCGTTATTCCCGCGTGCGCTGCTCACATTGCACCCGACCCTTTTGACGAACACTGCGATCTCGCGGCGGCGGCTACCCGGATAAAAGCGAAGAAAACAGAGCTTAAGCGCGTGCTCCTGGACCAGACTGTGATATCTGGATTCGGCAATATTTACGCTGATGAAACGCTCTGGCGGGCGCAATTGCACCCACGGCAGAGAGCTGATCGGGTCAGCCAGGTCCGCCTCGAAGAGCTTCTCGACGCCGGGCGCGACGTCATGGCACACGCCCTAGAACAAGGGGGCACTAGTTTTGATGCCCTATACGTCAATGTCAATGGTCAATCGGGATACTTCGACAGGTCCCTCAACGCATATGGCCAAGATGGCCGGCCATGCAGAAGGTGCGGGACCCTTCTGGTTCGGGAACAGTTCATGGGGCGATCAAGCCACTTTTGCCCGCACTGCCAGCGCCGATACTAG
- a CDS encoding alanine/glycine:cation symporter family protein: MDKLVAAVEGFNSYFWILVIILLIGSGLLYCWRTFFVQVRYLPDMFKAVVEKPSDISEGQKGISAFKAFTISAASRVGTGNVAGVALAVAIGGPGAVFWMWMMSLVGGATSFVESTLAQVYKVRDIDSYRGGPAYYMSRALGWKWMAVLFAVVICVTYGFVFNAVQSNSITAAVETSTGNSSMSVKVIVGLILATLTAIIISGGVRRISVVTQTVVPVMAVLYIVLAFVVIVLNLDKVPAMFSLIFSHAFGIREFAGATLGTVIMQGIRRGLFSNEAGQGSAPNAAATASVSHPVKQGLIQTLGVYFDTWVVCTATAFIILLAQPDLVASEGGMALTQNALADSVGQWGIHFLTLVIIFLAFSSIVGNYYYGESNIEYMTNNNRTVLKCFRALVTLCVFGGAIGSVPLVWALADVFSGLMATVNLISLLPLSGVAILLLKHYAVQRRQGLNPVFLRRDLPKRTIGWDKMQCWDGDDAITSRDDRYEGLDYGWKTDAASIAKNAEEGK; encoded by the coding sequence ATGGATAAATTGGTCGCAGCCGTCGAAGGCTTTAACTCATACTTCTGGATCCTGGTCATTATTTTGCTTATCGGGTCCGGCCTTCTGTACTGCTGGAGGACCTTCTTTGTACAGGTTCGCTATCTCCCTGACATGTTCAAGGCGGTCGTCGAAAAGCCTTCGGACATTTCTGAAGGCCAAAAAGGTATTTCCGCGTTCAAGGCGTTTACTATCTCGGCGGCATCGCGCGTGGGAACCGGTAACGTCGCAGGCGTGGCTCTGGCCGTAGCTATCGGTGGTCCGGGCGCCGTCTTCTGGATGTGGATGATGTCCCTGGTCGGTGGCGCAACCTCCTTCGTGGAGTCCACTTTGGCTCAGGTATATAAAGTTCGCGACATAGATTCGTACCGGGGCGGTCCTGCTTACTACATGTCCAGGGCGCTGGGTTGGAAGTGGATGGCCGTGCTCTTCGCGGTGGTTATCTGCGTGACGTATGGTTTCGTATTCAACGCTGTCCAGTCGAACTCGATTACCGCGGCGGTAGAAACTTCGACCGGTAACTCGTCGATGAGCGTGAAGGTTATCGTCGGGCTTATCTTGGCTACCTTGACAGCGATTATCATTTCCGGTGGTGTGCGCAGGATTTCGGTGGTCACGCAGACCGTTGTTCCTGTCATGGCAGTGCTTTACATCGTGTTGGCTTTCGTTGTCATTGTCCTGAACTTGGACAAAGTGCCCGCAATGTTCAGCCTGATTTTCAGCCATGCCTTTGGTATCCGTGAGTTTGCTGGTGCCACGCTAGGCACTGTGATCATGCAGGGTATCCGTCGTGGCCTCTTCTCCAACGAGGCCGGCCAGGGTTCTGCGCCTAACGCTGCCGCCACGGCTAGTGTCTCGCACCCAGTCAAGCAGGGCCTGATCCAGACCTTGGGCGTGTACTTTGACACGTGGGTCGTGTGTACTGCCACGGCGTTTATCATTTTGCTGGCACAGCCGGACCTCGTTGCAAGCGAAGGCGGCATGGCCCTAACGCAGAATGCTTTGGCCGATTCGGTGGGCCAGTGGGGCATTCACTTCCTTACCTTGGTCATTATCTTCTTGGCTTTCTCTTCGATTGTGGGTAACTACTACTACGGCGAATCCAACATCGAATACATGACCAATAACAACCGCACTGTGCTGAAGTGTTTCCGCGCTTTGGTCACACTGTGTGTTTTCGGTGGTGCTATCGGTTCTGTACCGCTGGTGTGGGCACTTGCCGACGTCTTCTCGGGGCTCATGGCAACCGTCAACCTCATATCGCTCCTGCCGTTGTCCGGTGTTGCGATTTTGCTGCTCAAGCACTACGCAGTGCAGCGCAGGCAGGGGCTCAACCCGGTATTCCTGCGGCGGGACCTCCCGAAGAGGACCATAGGATGGGACAAGATGCAGTGCTGGGATGGCGATGACGCCATCACCTCCCGCGATGACCGCTACGAAGGCTTGGACTACGGTTGGAAAACCGACGCGGCATCGATTGCCAAGAATGCTGAGGAAGGAAAGTAG
- a CDS encoding acylphosphatase encodes MTRLVAHVLGHVQGVGFRWWTRSQAKELGLAGSAKNLADGRVCVVAEGPEDTCRELLQRLREEPSTHRRPGTVDLVVEQWLEPRGEVGFVEG; translated from the coding sequence ATGACCCGCCTTGTTGCGCACGTTCTCGGGCATGTCCAAGGGGTAGGGTTTCGCTGGTGGACCCGCTCTCAAGCTAAGGAGCTAGGCCTTGCGGGTTCTGCAAAAAACCTTGCCGACGGCCGCGTGTGCGTCGTAGCCGAAGGCCCTGAAGATACGTGCCGCGAGCTCTTGCAACGCCTTCGTGAGGAGCCGTCGACGCATCGCCGTCCGGGGACTGTGGACCTGGTCGTAGAGCAGTGGCTGGAACCGCGGGGTGAAGTGGGTTTCGTTGAGGGCTAA